In Acaryochloris marina S15, a single genomic region encodes these proteins:
- a CDS encoding CAAX prenyl protease-related protein, producing MPPWVAYVAPMATFMLITTVEGVWPGAYPWLYGVKVIVVSMLLGLLARPWQDIRPSAKVTITAIAVGLIVFAEWILFDQWIPYPHLGERVGYNPFVSLQGWILPVFLAFRFYGLVVMVPIMEEIFWRSFLLRYLSVPEFQKIPVGTFTWGAFAISSILFGLLHSEWLVAIICAVLYTLLLKATKSLYACIIAHSTTNLALGVYILTNSAWQYW from the coding sequence ATGCCGCCTTGGGTTGCCTATGTAGCCCCGATGGCTACTTTTATGTTGATTACCACTGTGGAAGGGGTATGGCCTGGTGCCTATCCCTGGCTCTATGGGGTAAAGGTGATTGTGGTGTCTATGCTGCTGGGACTTTTGGCTCGCCCCTGGCAGGATATACGACCGAGTGCCAAGGTAACGATAACTGCGATCGCAGTCGGTCTCATCGTTTTTGCTGAATGGATTCTCTTCGATCAGTGGATACCCTATCCCCATTTAGGCGAGCGAGTCGGCTACAATCCCTTCGTCAGCTTGCAAGGCTGGATCTTGCCGGTCTTTTTGGCTTTCCGCTTCTATGGTTTGGTGGTGATGGTGCCGATTATGGAGGAGATCTTTTGGCGGTCTTTTCTCCTGCGATACTTGAGCGTACCTGAATTTCAGAAAATACCCGTGGGTACCTTTACCTGGGGGGCGTTTGCCATTTCATCTATCTTGTTTGGCCTGCTCCATAGCGAGTGGCTTGTCGCCATTATTTGTGCAGTTCTGTATACCCTTTTGCTCAAGGCCACTAAGAGTCTTTATGCCTGCATAATTGCCCATAGCACGACGAATCTTGCTCTAGGGGTTTATATTCTGACTAATTCAGCTTGGCAGTATTGGTAA
- the btpA gene encoding photosystem I biogenesis protein BtpA — MELQHIFKSPNPIIGVVHLLPLPTSPRWGGSLKAVIARAEQESTALAAGGVDGLIIENFFDAPFTKGSVDPAVVSAMSLVVQRVKNLVPLPIGINVLRNDACSAMAIASCVDAQFIRVNVLTGVMETDQGLIEGEAHRLLRYRRELGSDVKIFADVLVKHARPLGSPNLTTTVHETIERGLADGIIISGWETGSPPNLGDLELAIDAAKDVPVFIGSGANWENIPSLIQSAHGAIVSSSLKRRGQIDQPIDPIRVSRFVEAMRRSLTNQDTANVKSSVMLES; from the coding sequence GTGGAGTTACAACACATTTTTAAATCCCCTAATCCCATTATTGGCGTTGTTCATTTACTGCCATTACCCACCTCCCCTCGTTGGGGCGGAAGCCTTAAGGCAGTCATTGCCAGAGCCGAACAAGAATCTACTGCCCTTGCTGCAGGCGGGGTTGATGGGCTGATTATTGAAAATTTCTTTGATGCTCCGTTCACGAAAGGTTCGGTTGATCCGGCCGTAGTCAGCGCCATGAGCTTGGTGGTGCAGCGGGTCAAGAATCTAGTGCCTTTGCCCATTGGCATTAATGTGCTCCGCAACGATGCCTGTAGCGCCATGGCGATCGCATCCTGTGTGGATGCCCAATTCATCCGAGTCAATGTGCTGACAGGGGTGATGGAAACGGATCAAGGGTTGATTGAAGGGGAAGCCCACCGTCTACTCCGGTATCGCCGCGAACTGGGGAGCGACGTCAAGATTTTTGCCGATGTCCTCGTCAAACATGCCCGTCCTTTGGGCTCTCCCAATCTGACCACAACGGTGCATGAAACCATCGAGCGGGGGTTGGCGGATGGCATTATTATCTCTGGTTGGGAAACGGGTAGTCCGCCCAATTTGGGTGATTTAGAATTGGCGATTGATGCCGCCAAAGACGTTCCTGTCTTTATTGGCAGTGGTGCTAATTGGGAAAACATTCCTAGCTTGATTCAATCTGCCCATGGAGCCATTGTGTCTAGCTCCCTTAAGCGTCGTGGTCAGATCGATCAGCCTATTGATCCCATTCGTGTCAGTCGATTTGTGGAAGCCATGCGCCGCAGCTTAACTAATCAAGACACAGCGAATGTGAAATCATCGGTTATGCTCGAGTCATAA
- a CDS encoding serine protease yields the protein MYWSTLRYVSLLGSSLPLICLVSPAAVALTAPEINQLAKSTTIRIVSQTSGSGVIIQRDNNTYTVLTAAHVVATEDSYDVITPDGQTVAVNAKTIKRLSGVDLAILQFQSPNTYQALEIGSSGSVTEGTRSYVAGFPLRTLAISETIYNFTEGKITANASRPLTDGYALVYSNNTLPGMSGGPVLDADGKLIGIHGRADTTSKAQDQNLNPDIYIKSGFNLGIPINTFTTLAPQAGINIGVEAPSPQVPPSQTTADDWYLQAQAKIQQEDYKGAIADLDQAIQLKPDYSAAYSARGFAHARLAQASSSLADSEQAIRLDPDNAQAYVVRGLVRSRIGELDGALADASQGLRLNPQHPSGYGLRSTIKFLQADYPGAVADLQQTAKLMRSQGNILGAKKIEQGLTVLKKLQSGTDTFAHFLSSAAIRLQLQDAKGAALDFQNASAIALKQQQLAQFILAKSMLRSTNPNLAQRYAVQENVQAAFPNSRAVLAQADAAIRRNPNDGNAYRLRGSLLAEVFAQPQRAFADIQKAVAFYQSQKDQTNYQLMTSYLKALQ from the coding sequence ATGTATTGGTCTACCCTGAGATACGTCAGCCTATTGGGCTCCAGCCTACCTCTGATTTGTCTTGTGTCTCCTGCCGCAGTGGCACTGACAGCTCCAGAAATTAACCAGCTCGCCAAAAGCACAACGATTCGGATTGTCAGTCAGACCTCGGGGTCAGGGGTCATTATTCAGCGGGATAACAACACCTATACCGTCCTTACTGCCGCCCATGTAGTGGCCACCGAAGATAGTTACGATGTGATTACACCGGATGGTCAGACGGTCGCAGTCAATGCCAAGACTATCAAAAGGTTGTCGGGGGTTGACCTGGCGATTCTGCAATTCCAGAGTCCCAACACCTATCAGGCCCTGGAGATCGGCAGCTCTGGCTCTGTCACCGAAGGAACTCGCAGCTATGTTGCGGGTTTCCCACTGCGTACCCTAGCTATTTCTGAAACCATCTATAACTTTACGGAAGGTAAAATTACCGCCAATGCCAGCCGCCCCTTAACAGATGGCTATGCTTTGGTCTATTCCAACAACACCTTACCCGGTATGAGTGGCGGTCCTGTCTTAGATGCCGACGGTAAGTTAATTGGAATTCACGGGCGGGCTGATACCACTTCCAAAGCTCAGGATCAAAATCTCAATCCTGATATCTACATTAAGAGCGGATTTAATTTAGGCATTCCCATCAATACGTTTACAACTTTGGCTCCCCAAGCAGGCATCAATATTGGCGTAGAAGCCCCATCACCTCAAGTGCCCCCTTCCCAAACCACTGCCGATGACTGGTATCTACAAGCCCAAGCCAAAATTCAGCAAGAAGACTACAAAGGTGCGATCGCAGATCTCGATCAAGCTATCCAGCTCAAGCCTGATTATTCCGCAGCCTATTCTGCACGGGGATTTGCCCATGCCAGGCTGGCCCAAGCATCCAGTTCCCTAGCGGACAGCGAACAAGCTATTCGTCTCGACCCGGACAATGCGCAAGCCTATGTGGTCCGTGGTTTGGTGCGCAGTAGGATTGGTGAATTGGATGGGGCTTTGGCGGATGCTAGTCAAGGTTTGAGATTAAATCCTCAGCATCCATCTGGCTATGGACTGCGCAGCACGATCAAGTTTTTGCAGGCAGACTATCCAGGGGCAGTGGCAGATCTGCAGCAGACAGCGAAATTGATGCGATCCCAAGGCAACATCCTAGGGGCTAAAAAAATTGAACAAGGCTTGACAGTACTTAAAAAATTACAGTCCGGCACCGACACCTTTGCTCATTTCTTATCTAGTGCGGCCATTCGACTTCAGCTCCAAGATGCCAAGGGTGCTGCCTTAGACTTTCAGAATGCCTCAGCCATCGCTCTTAAGCAGCAACAACTCGCCCAATTTATCCTGGCTAAAAGCATGTTAAGAAGTACGAATCCCAACTTGGCTCAACGCTATGCTGTACAAGAAAATGTGCAAGCCGCCTTTCCTAATAGTCGCGCCGTTCTCGCCCAAGCAGATGCAGCGATCCGTAGAAATCCCAATGACGGCAATGCCTATCGTCTGCGTGGCTCGCTCCTAGCTGAAGTGTTTGCACAACCCCAGCGAGCATTTGCCGATATCCAAAAAGCGGTAGCCTTCTACCAATCTCAAAAAGATCAGACCAATTACCAACTAATGACCTCTTATCTCAAAGCATTACAGTAA
- the folK gene encoding 2-amino-4-hydroxy-6-hydroxymethyldihydropteridine diphosphokinase, which produces MVLTDPQASNLVAIALGSNLGDSRTILMAAIDQLSQDPKIKLQATSHWYQTAAVGPPQPDYLNGCVSILTTYSPEVLLEKLLAIESQFGRVRRERWGPRTLDLDVLLFGQSVIQTQTLTVPHPYLHERAFVLAPLAEICPGWNHPVLKQTIAELAKAVDYTGVHRLAN; this is translated from the coding sequence ATGGTTCTAACAGACCCACAAGCTAGTAACTTAGTTGCGATCGCACTCGGTAGCAATCTGGGTGATTCTCGGACGATACTCATGGCTGCGATTGATCAACTCAGCCAAGATCCAAAGATTAAATTACAGGCCACATCCCATTGGTATCAAACCGCAGCCGTTGGTCCGCCCCAACCGGATTATCTAAATGGGTGTGTCAGTATATTGACGACCTACTCACCCGAAGTTTTGCTAGAAAAGCTTTTGGCGATTGAATCCCAGTTCGGTCGGGTGCGGCGTGAGCGTTGGGGGCCGCGCACTTTAGATTTGGATGTACTGCTATTTGGGCAATCGGTGATTCAGACGCAGACGTTAACGGTGCCCCATCCCTATCTACATGAGCGGGCCTTTGTGTTAGCTCCCTTGGCAGAAATTTGTCCTGGCTGGAACCATCCAGTGCTCAAGCAAACCATTGCCGAGCTTGCTAAAGCTGTAGACTATACGGGAGTTCATCGCCTAGCTAATTAG